The genomic window ACCCTTGCCGGTACAGGTCAGGTAACCCGCCGACAGACGGATGTCCATCATCCGGAGACCCACGAGTTCGGACACACGCAGGCCGGTTGCGTAGAGCAGCTCGATCAGGGCCTTGTCCCTGAGCCCAGCCGGTTTCGCCGGATCGGGCAGCGCCAACAGACGCTCGACCTCCTCAGGGCTCAGGCACGTCGGCAGGGTCGGCCACGGCCGGGCGGCCCGAAGTTCGTCAGCGGGACTGGCCTCCAGGCGTCCCTCGCGCACGAGATACCGGTAGAATCCGCGGACGCTTGCGACCAGGCGCGCCGTCGACCGGGGCGACAGCTCGTTCGACACCAGGTGGCGAACGAAGCGCTCGAGGTCCTGCCGGGTCAGCGCGTGCAGATCACAGCCGCTTGCCACGGCGAACTCGCGGAGCCTCGCCAGGTCGCGGCCATAGTTCTCCACCGTGTTGTCTGCCAGGCGCCGTTCCACGCGGAGGAAATCGAGATACTCGTCGAAGACCCGCGCGGCGCTGCGCGTCTGGTCCTCGGGCGGGCCAGGCTGTTTGACACCCTTCCGTGCCGGCGCTAGTATCGGCCGTTGGCGTTTGTGCGTCACGGGGTGTTTCATGCCGGCTCAGTCCAAGTGGCAACAGCTGCCAACCGAGGCGATCAATCCCGCCAGCCTGGCGATCGACAAGCTGGAACCTGCCGAAATTATCGACGTGATGCTCGGCGAAGACCGCAAGATGCTGGCGGCCGTCGCGCGCGAGCGTGAGCGGATTGCCCTCGCTGTCGACATTATCACTCAGGCGCTCGGCAAAGGGGGACGCCTCGTCTTTGTCGGCGCGGGCACCAGCGGCCGCCTGGGAGTCCTCGAGGCAGCGGAAATGCCGATCACATTCGGCACTTCGCCGGACATGGTGCAGGCGGTGATGGCGGGCGGCAAGTCGGCGTTCTTCCGGCCTCGCGAAGGCGCCGACGACGAGTACGAAGAGGGGGCTCGGACAGTCGCGAGACTGCGGCCGGGCCGGCGCGACGCCTTCGTCGGCGTTTCCGCGTCCGGGATGACGCCGTTCGTGCGGGGCGGGCTCGCGGCGGCGCGCAGGGCCGGCGCGCGGATCATTTTCGTCACCTGCGATCCGGCGACCGAACTGCAGACCTTCGTCGACATCACGATCGCGATGGGCGTCGGCCCGGAGGTCATTGCCGGATCAACCCGATTGAAGGCCGCCAGCGCCACCAAGCTCGTGCTGAACATGCTGTCGACCGCCGCGATGGTCCGCATCGGCAAGACGTACGGCAATCTGATGGTCGACGTCCAGTCGACGTCAGAGAAGCTGAAGGATCGGGCCAAGCGCATCGTCGGCATCGTGACGGGCCTTGATCGGACAGGGGCCGAACAACTGCTCAAGCGCGCCCACTGGAACGCGAAGGCGGCTATCGTCATGCAGCGAACCGGGCTGTCGTACGTCAAGGCGCTGTCGCGGCTGCGCAAAGCCAAGGGACTGATGCGCGACGCGCTGGGTGAGGATATCGAAACCCGCCTCCGGAGCCTGCTCGACACGGGCGGCTCCTCCACCGGCTCCACCCCA from Acidobacteriota bacterium includes these protein-coding regions:
- the xerD gene encoding site-specific tyrosine recombinase XerD; this encodes MKHPVTHKRQRPILAPARKGVKQPGPPEDQTRSAARVFDEYLDFLRVERRLADNTVENYGRDLARLREFAVASGCDLHALTRQDLERFVRHLVSNELSPRSTARLVASVRGFYRYLVREGRLEASPADELRAARPWPTLPTCLSPEEVERLLALPDPAKPAGLRDKALIELLYATGLRVSELVGLRMMDIRLSAGYLTCTGKGDKQRIVPIGDEAARWVSRYQQDGRPRLLRQRSTPRLFVNARGGPLSRVGFWKILKGYARRAGLHPHVSPHVLRHSFATHLLERGADLRAIQMMLGHADLSTTQIYTHVLETRLRTIYDQFHPRR
- the murQ gene encoding N-acetylmuramic acid 6-phosphate etherase; the encoded protein is MPAQSKWQQLPTEAINPASLAIDKLEPAEIIDVMLGEDRKMLAAVARERERIALAVDIITQALGKGGRLVFVGAGTSGRLGVLEAAEMPITFGTSPDMVQAVMAGGKSAFFRPREGADDEYEEGARTVARLRPGRRDAFVGVSASGMTPFVRGGLAAARRAGARIIFVTCDPATELQTFVDITIAMGVGPEVIAGSTRLKAASATKLVLNMLSTAAMVRIGKTYGNLMVDVQSTSEKLKDRAKRIVGIVTGLDRTGAEQLLKRAHWNAKAAIVMQRTGLSYVKALSRLRKAKGLMRDALGEDIETRLRSLLDTGGSSTGSTPRP